The following are from one region of the Stanieria cyanosphaera PCC 7437 genome:
- a CDS encoding tetratricopeptide repeat protein produces MEQSLLQQGKEKARQQNYQGAIADFDQVIRLNPYLAEAYFRRGLAYDRLTNFHQAVFDYTEAISRGYRLADVYYARALVRFQLQNFIGAKEDVEAAILANPKYASAYFLKGKIEQKMAMKELAITSFKQAANLYLEAKDVNNCRICLDKIKQLQSSSIELSASQSSSLNVFPSQEEMFTQILQKAEGNPMGAIEDLNWVIKADAQDARAYCCRGMIKSKIGDRQGAIADLNQALQIEPQQLIARRHRGQLRYQLGDIVGALADFEQALTINPQDEVSCIGRGNVRSAMGNYEAAIADFDRAIAINPDNPHVYVSRAQAYAHQEEIAKAIADWQTAASKFVLKADWQNYQKTLASLQKFNSGSSQPQEANSCNFAFLETIAPELLTLAILAEQYYLSDPVTCIITVKQFAQLLAQSVVSKVQLYSLVSESQLELLSRLVYSGVLSQKIYYLFSEIERTGQQTTHHYLGARDHRERTSRHKALKQLQAAREISVWFYRNFGGEPHFQPEPFIPPDRF; encoded by the coding sequence GTGGAACAATCTTTACTTCAACAAGGCAAAGAAAAAGCTCGTCAACAGAACTATCAAGGTGCGATCGCAGATTTTGATCAAGTGATTCGACTTAATCCCTATTTAGCAGAGGCTTATTTTCGTCGAGGATTGGCTTATGATCGTCTAACTAATTTTCATCAGGCGGTTTTTGATTATACTGAAGCTATTTCACGGGGTTACCGACTGGCAGATGTTTATTATGCTCGTGCTTTAGTTCGTTTTCAGTTACAGAATTTTATAGGGGCAAAAGAGGACGTTGAAGCAGCGATTTTAGCTAATCCTAAGTATGCTTCTGCTTATTTTCTTAAAGGTAAGATTGAGCAGAAAATGGCGATGAAAGAACTGGCAATTACTAGTTTTAAACAAGCTGCTAATTTATATCTGGAAGCTAAGGATGTTAATAATTGTCGGATTTGTTTGGACAAAATTAAGCAATTACAGTCTTCTTCAATTGAACTTTCTGCTTCTCAATCTTCATCGTTGAATGTTTTCCCTTCTCAGGAAGAAATGTTTACTCAGATTTTGCAAAAAGCAGAAGGAAATCCGATGGGTGCGATTGAAGATTTAAATTGGGTGATTAAAGCAGATGCTCAAGATGCTAGAGCTTATTGTTGTCGAGGCATGATCAAAAGTAAAATTGGTGACCGCCAAGGAGCGATCGCTGATCTTAATCAAGCTTTACAAATTGAGCCTCAACAATTAATTGCTCGTCGTCATCGTGGACAATTACGGTATCAATTAGGAGATATTGTTGGTGCGTTAGCTGATTTTGAGCAAGCATTAACAATCAATCCCCAAGATGAAGTTAGTTGTATCGGGCGAGGTAATGTCCGTAGCGCAATGGGTAATTATGAAGCTGCGATCGCAGATTTTGATCGAGCAATCGCAATTAATCCAGACAATCCTCACGTCTATGTGAGTCGCGCTCAAGCTTATGCTCATCAAGAAGAAATAGCCAAAGCGATCGCAGATTGGCAAACAGCAGCTAGTAAATTTGTCCTGAAGGCTGATTGGCAAAATTATCAAAAAACATTAGCTAGTTTGCAGAAATTCAACTCAGGTAGTTCTCAACCTCAGGAAGCAAATTCTTGCAATTTTGCTTTTTTAGAAACTATTGCACCAGAATTACTGACTTTAGCGATTTTAGCCGAACAATACTATCTCAGCGATCCAGTTACTTGTATAATTACTGTCAAACAATTTGCACAATTGCTCGCTCAATCTGTAGTCAGTAAAGTTCAACTGTATTCTCTGGTTAGTGAGTCTCAATTAGAATTACTTAGTCGTTTAGTTTATTCTGGTGTTCTCTCTCAAAAAATCTACTATCTTTTTAGTGAAATTGAACGTACGGGACAACAAACAACTCATCATTACTTGGGCGCTCGCGACCATCGGGAGCGAACCTCTCGCCATAAAGCATTAAAACAACTCCAAGCTGCGCGAGAAATAAGTGTCTGGTTTTATCGTAATTTTGGTGGCGAGCCGCATTTTCAACCAGAACCTTTTATCCCTCCAGATCGTTTCTGA
- the crtE gene encoding geranylgeranyl diphosphate synthase CrtE, translating into MVQTDEKLVEQEQTPVFDEVEADSRSTFDLNSYLKQQKILVEQALDSSLPINQPAKIYEAMRYSLLAGGKRLRPILCLATCELTGGSNEMAIPTACALEMIHTMSLIHDDLPAMDNDDYRRGKLTNHKVYGEDIAILAGDGLLAYAFEYVATQTKNVPAERIVKVIARLGRTVGAEGLVGGQVLDLESEGKSDISAETLTFIHTHKTGALLEASVVSGAILSGASEEDLARLSKYAQNIGLAFQIIDDILDITATDEQLGKTAGKDLQAQKATYPSLWGIEKSQHQAEKLINEAIAQLKPYGNKAKPLEAIARFIVTRNN; encoded by the coding sequence ATGGTACAGACGGACGAAAAATTAGTAGAACAGGAACAAACACCTGTATTTGATGAAGTCGAAGCAGACTCGCGGAGTACCTTCGACCTAAATAGTTATCTGAAACAACAAAAAATTTTGGTTGAACAAGCTTTAGATAGTTCTCTCCCTATTAATCAACCAGCAAAGATTTATGAAGCGATGCGCTATTCCCTTCTAGCTGGCGGTAAGCGGTTGCGTCCTATTCTTTGTTTAGCTACTTGCGAGCTTACTGGAGGTAGTAATGAAATGGCGATTCCTACCGCTTGTGCTTTAGAGATGATTCACACCATGTCTTTGATTCATGATGATTTACCTGCTATGGATAATGACGATTATCGTCGAGGTAAATTGACTAATCATAAAGTTTATGGCGAAGATATTGCGATTCTCGCTGGAGATGGACTGCTTGCTTATGCTTTTGAATACGTAGCTACTCAGACTAAAAACGTACCAGCAGAACGCATTGTCAAAGTAATCGCTCGTTTGGGTAGAACTGTTGGTGCAGAAGGTTTAGTAGGTGGTCAGGTTTTAGACTTAGAATCTGAAGGCAAAAGCGATATTTCCGCCGAGACACTTACCTTTATTCACACTCATAAAACTGGTGCTTTGTTAGAAGCTTCAGTTGTATCTGGAGCAATTTTATCAGGAGCATCAGAAGAAGATTTAGCAAGATTATCTAAGTATGCTCAAAATATTGGGTTAGCCTTTCAAATTATTGATGATATTCTTGATATTACAGCTACAGATGAGCAATTAGGCAAAACTGCTGGTAAAGATTTACAAGCACAAAAAGCAACTTATCCTAGTTTGTGGGGTATCGAAAAATCTCAACATCAAGCTGAAAAATTAATTAATGAAGCCATCGCCCAATTAAAACCTTACGGAAACAAAGCCAAACCTTTAGAAGCGATCGCACGATTTATTGTTACCCGCAACAATTAA
- a CDS encoding divergent PAP2 family protein: MQEVTDIFHNQILLVAILACFTAQGFKLIIELIRNRKVNFRYLVTTGGMPSAHSALVGALATSIGKTMGWSSPEFAIACLFAVIVMYDAAGVRQAAGKQAKLLNQIVDEIFQEGHNVNEERLKELLGHTPFQVLVGLILGISISILSFRGM, encoded by the coding sequence ATGCAGGAAGTGACTGACATTTTTCATAATCAGATTCTTTTGGTTGCTATCCTGGCTTGTTTTACGGCTCAAGGATTTAAACTGATTATTGAATTAATTAGAAATCGTAAAGTCAATTTTCGTTATTTGGTAACGACAGGAGGAATGCCAAGCGCGCATTCTGCTTTGGTCGGGGCTTTGGCAACCAGCATTGGCAAAACAATGGGATGGTCTTCTCCAGAATTTGCGATCGCTTGTCTGTTTGCGGTGATTGTGATGTATGATGCAGCAGGAGTTCGCCAAGCAGCAGGGAAACAAGCAAAACTTCTTAATCAAATTGTGGATGAAATTTTTCAAGAAGGTCACAATGTCAATGAAGAACGGTTAAAAGAACTGCTCGGACATACACCTTTTCAAGTTTTAGTAGGTTTAATTTTAGGAATTAGTATTTCTATACTATCTTTTCGAGGAATGTGA
- a CDS encoding class I SAM-dependent methyltransferase, protein MTENHLNPWFLEFTKENLKQRKSWYSSVAEAYNQVRPGYSQEIIASAIKLAHLNPETTKILEIGCGPGNATVAFAKLGFSMICLEPNQDFCQLARQNCHNYPQVEIINTSLEEWQLIPEKFDAVLAANSWHWLPPEISYDKASQSLKDRGHLILLWNMNPEPSEEISQLLAEVYQQYAPLLFKYEGKENQKYLNIFADHVLNSGKFGELVTQQFPCEANYSIDHYLTLLNTMSPYLNLEPQIKNDLFTGLKEKIINNCGDNLQLFYLSACQVARTI, encoded by the coding sequence ATGACTGAAAATCATTTAAATCCTTGGTTTTTAGAATTTACCAAAGAAAACCTTAAACAAAGAAAAAGTTGGTATTCATCAGTAGCAGAAGCTTACAATCAAGTTAGACCTGGTTATAGTCAGGAAATAATTGCTAGTGCCATAAAATTAGCTCATCTCAATCCTGAAACAACTAAGATTTTAGAAATAGGATGTGGACCTGGTAATGCAACTGTAGCCTTTGCTAAACTAGGTTTTTCAATGATATGTCTCGAACCCAATCAAGATTTTTGTCAGTTAGCAAGACAAAATTGTCACAATTATCCCCAGGTAGAAATTATCAACACTTCCCTTGAAGAATGGCAACTTATACCTGAAAAATTCGATGCAGTTTTAGCAGCTAATTCTTGGCATTGGCTTCCTCCAGAAATTAGCTACGATAAAGCAAGCCAATCTTTAAAAGATCGTGGTCATTTAATTTTGTTATGGAATATGAATCCTGAACCTTCTGAGGAAATCTCTCAGTTATTAGCAGAAGTTTATCAACAATATGCACCATTATTGTTTAAATATGAAGGCAAAGAAAATCAAAAATATTTAAATATATTTGCCGATCATGTCCTTAATTCAGGCAAATTTGGCGAATTAGTAACCCAACAGTTTCCTTGCGAAGCTAATTACAGCATTGATCATTATTTAACTCTTCTAAATACGATGTCACCTTATTTAAATTTAGAACCCCAGATTAAAAATGATTTATTTACAGGATTGAAAGAAAAAATAATCAATAATTGCGGTGATAATCTGCAACTTTTCTATCTTTCTGCCTGTCAAGTTGCTCGTACAATTTAG
- the tyrS gene encoding tyrosine--tRNA ligase, with protein sequence MSASVSESNFEWLSRGTSEIFPNQPNSEDADENLIQRILKSDRHLRIKLGIDPTGTDIHLGHSIPFRKLRAFQDAGHTAVVIIGDFTAQIGDPTGKSEVRRQLTTEEVKQNAQTYLEQLRPILDFDTPDRLEIRYNSEWLGKLNLVQIQELLATMTVGQMLAKEGFAERYSQEKPIFLHEFLYPLMQGYDSVAVEADVELGGTDQKFNIAVGRDLQRHFGKRTQFGLLLPILLGTDGTQKMSKSLNNYVGLREDALSMYSKLEKTPDNLLKDYFELLTNLDLNQLPDNPRECQKLLAIEVVSQFHGLEAAKDAQKTAEQIVLQGNTTIGDSVPEYSLSQVEFPAKLFYILGASGLCQSSGEGRRQIQGGAVRLEGDRISDVNLTFNAAEELTGKVLQVGKKKFIRLID encoded by the coding sequence ATGTCTGCTTCAGTTTCAGAGTCAAATTTTGAATGGTTATCGCGGGGGACAAGTGAAATTTTTCCTAATCAACCAAATTCTGAGGATGCGGATGAAAATTTGATTCAACGCATTCTCAAAAGCGATCGCCATTTACGGATTAAACTAGGAATAGATCCGACGGGTACAGATATCCATCTTGGTCACAGTATCCCATTTCGTAAGTTACGCGCGTTTCAAGATGCAGGACATACGGCGGTGGTAATTATTGGGGATTTTACCGCTCAAATTGGCGATCCAACAGGAAAATCTGAGGTACGTCGTCAGCTTACTACGGAAGAAGTGAAACAAAATGCCCAAACTTATTTAGAACAACTACGTCCGATTTTAGATTTTGATACGCCTGATAGATTGGAAATTCGCTACAACTCAGAATGGTTGGGTAAGTTAAATCTTGTTCAAATTCAGGAATTACTAGCTACAATGACTGTAGGACAAATGTTGGCTAAAGAAGGTTTTGCCGAACGTTATAGCCAAGAAAAACCGATTTTCCTGCACGAATTTCTCTATCCTCTGATGCAAGGTTACGACTCTGTAGCGGTAGAAGCAGATGTGGAGTTAGGAGGAACTGATCAAAAGTTTAATATTGCAGTAGGGCGAGATTTACAGAGACATTTTGGTAAAAGAACTCAATTCGGTTTGTTATTGCCAATTTTACTGGGAACTGATGGAACGCAAAAGATGTCCAAGTCTCTGAATAACTATGTGGGATTAAGGGAAGATGCGCTTTCGATGTATTCTAAGTTAGAAAAAACGCCTGATAATCTTTTAAAAGATTACTTTGAATTACTGACCAATTTAGACTTAAATCAATTACCAGACAATCCTAGAGAATGCCAAAAGCTGTTAGCAATTGAAGTAGTATCTCAATTTCATGGGTTAGAAGCAGCTAAAGATGCCCAAAAAACTGCTGAACAGATTGTTTTACAAGGTAATACCACAATAGGCGACAGCGTACCCGAATATTCTCTCTCTCAAGTAGAATTTCCTGCCAAATTGTTTTATATTTTGGGTGCAAGTGGTTTGTGTCAAAGTAGTGGCGAAGGCAGAAGACAAATACAAGGTGGTGCAGTTCGCTTAGAAGGCGATCGCATTTCGGATGTTAATCTGACTTTCAATGCTGCTGAAGAATTAACAGGAAAAGTTTTACAAGTAGGTAAGAAGAAATTTATTCGCTTAATTGATTAA
- the pyrF gene encoding orotidine-5'-phosphate decarboxylase, whose translation MTKNKIIVPLDVSNLADAIALVEKLPQVSFWKVGLELFVATGSDILKFLKYQQKQIFLDLKFHDIPNTVAGACRSASQYEVDLLTLHATAGKKALQAAVEAINTAEKPPKLLAITVLTSFSSRELAFDLKIPLELPEYALQMAILAQESGIDGAVCSPQEVSQLREVCGKDFLLVCPGVRPSWAKAGDQSRVMTPLEAIKAGADYLVIGRPITAAENPVEAWERICTEIET comes from the coding sequence ATGACTAAAAATAAAATTATTGTTCCTTTAGATGTCTCTAATTTAGCGGACGCGATCGCTCTTGTGGAAAAATTACCCCAGGTTAGCTTTTGGAAAGTTGGCTTAGAACTATTTGTCGCAACGGGTAGTGATATTTTAAAGTTTTTAAAATATCAACAAAAACAAATTTTCCTCGATCTCAAATTCCATGATATTCCCAATACAGTAGCAGGTGCTTGTCGTTCGGCAAGTCAATACGAAGTAGATTTATTAACTCTTCATGCGACTGCTGGCAAAAAAGCTTTACAAGCTGCGGTTGAAGCAATTAATACTGCGGAAAAACCACCGAAATTATTAGCAATTACAGTCTTAACTAGTTTTAGTTCTAGAGAATTAGCTTTTGACCTCAAAATACCTTTAGAATTACCAGAATACGCCTTACAAATGGCGATTTTAGCTCAAGAATCAGGGATTGATGGGGCAGTATGTTCTCCTCAAGAAGTTTCCCAATTGCGAGAAGTTTGTGGCAAGGACTTTTTATTAGTATGTCCTGGAGTACGTCCCAGTTGGGCAAAAGCAGGGGATCAAAGTCGGGTAATGACTCCTTTAGAAGCAATTAAAGCTGGTGCAGATTATTTAGTTATTGGTCGTCCAATTACGGCTGCTGAAAACCCAGTGGAAGCTTGGGAAAGAATTTGCACTGAAATAGAGACGTAA
- a CDS encoding SDR family NAD(P)-dependent oxidoreductase has translation MVSTVLITGASQGIGKATALLFAQKGYDVVIAARNSEKLAQVAEEIRLLNRKVLAIPTDVSDRDAVTNLVNQALANFYHIDVLVNNAGICMSAPMVQTTIEEWQQIINVNLWSYIYTIKTLLPHFLSRQQGTIINVGSFGSKVPLPNMSAYCTTKHAIAGLSETLRLELEPSGIHVCGVHPSVTKTSFLERAVFKNKEGNTDNQQAEQMEKFMNSPLASSSEDVAKAIWQAVKHPQAEIIVGSAKFPATLYRLFPGLTQWVFQQAT, from the coding sequence ATGGTTTCTACTGTCCTAATTACTGGTGCATCTCAAGGAATTGGTAAAGCAACTGCTTTGTTATTTGCTCAAAAAGGCTACGATGTGGTTATTGCTGCTCGTAATTCGGAAAAACTAGCTCAAGTAGCAGAAGAAATTCGTCTACTAAATCGCAAAGTGTTAGCTATTCCCACCGATGTTAGTGACCGTGATGCAGTAACTAATTTAGTGAATCAAGCTTTGGCAAATTTTTATCATATTGATGTCTTAGTTAATAATGCAGGAATTTGTATGTCTGCGCCAATGGTGCAAACCACAATTGAAGAATGGCAACAAATTATTAATGTTAATCTTTGGAGTTATATCTATACTATCAAAACCTTACTGCCTCATTTTCTCTCACGTCAACAAGGAACAATTATCAACGTAGGTTCATTTGGAAGTAAAGTTCCCCTTCCTAACATGAGTGCCTATTGTACTACTAAACACGCGATCGCGGGATTATCGGAAACTCTTCGTTTAGAATTAGAACCTTCAGGAATTCATGTCTGTGGAGTTCATCCTAGTGTTACTAAAACTAGTTTTCTCGAACGGGCAGTTTTTAAGAACAAAGAAGGCAATACAGACAATCAACAAGCCGAACAAATGGAAAAATTCATGAATAGTCCTTTGGCAAGTTCATCAGAAGATGTGGCTAAAGCAATTTGGCAGGCGGTTAAACATCCTCAAGCAGAAATTATTGTCGGTTCAGCTAAATTTCCTGCAACATTGTATCGTTTATTTCCAGGTTTGACTCAGTGGGTTTTTCAACAAGCTACCTAG
- a CDS encoding GNAT family N-acetyltransferase has product MMNSIKISLLQESELPKAEKLLRLSFGTFLGLSEPMNFGNGAEYTSRWYREPLGAFAAKADDQLIGFCMLANWGSCAGFGPIVTHPDYWDQGIGSQLITASWSKFDEWKSQQIIFCTHANSPKHIYFYGKFGAEPRFLIALCTKSVLLIQSQPLKAIRYSQLSSEQQAESLNAAYQLTDQIYEGLDWRSEILLVQQRFLGDTLLIWDDTGLIGFAICHYGTGSEAAKESCYVKLAAAKSATAFEQLIEQCETFSLILGMSSLVAGVDTACVNAYRLLLAKKFRIAVLSVSIHKPNQTGYSRPDVYVIEDKR; this is encoded by the coding sequence ATGATGAATTCTATCAAAATTAGTTTATTGCAAGAAAGCGAGTTACCGAAAGCAGAAAAACTCTTGCGACTTTCCTTTGGCACTTTTTTAGGACTTTCAGAGCCGATGAACTTTGGCAATGGAGCAGAATATACATCTCGTTGGTATCGAGAGCCTTTAGGAGCATTTGCTGCCAAAGCAGATGACCAACTAATTGGTTTCTGTATGCTGGCTAATTGGGGAAGTTGTGCAGGCTTTGGTCCGATTGTTACCCATCCTGATTATTGGGATCAAGGTATTGGTTCTCAATTAATCACTGCCTCTTGGTCAAAGTTTGACGAATGGAAAAGCCAGCAGATTATCTTTTGTACCCATGCCAACAGCCCTAAACATATCTATTTTTACGGAAAATTTGGTGCTGAACCTCGATTTTTAATTGCTTTATGTACTAAATCTGTTTTATTGATTCAATCACAACCACTAAAAGCCATAAGATATTCTCAACTTTCTAGTGAGCAACAAGCAGAGAGTTTAAATGCTGCGTATCAATTAACAGATCAGATTTATGAAGGATTAGATTGGCGTTCGGAAATTCTTCTCGTACAACAACGCTTCCTTGGAGATACATTATTGATCTGGGATGATACGGGATTAATTGGATTTGCTATTTGTCATTACGGAACAGGTTCAGAAGCAGCTAAAGAAAGTTGTTATGTTAAATTAGCAGCAGCCAAATCAGCCACAGCCTTTGAGCAATTAATTGAGCAGTGCGAAACTTTCAGTTTAATATTGGGAATGTCTTCTCTTGTAGCTGGCGTAGATACGGCTTGTGTCAATGCTTACCGTCTTTTGCTCGCCAAAAAATTTCGCATAGCTGTCCTTTCTGTTTCAATCCACAAACCTAATCAAACTGGTTATAGTCGCCCTGATGTTTATGTAATCGAAGATAAACGTTAG
- a CDS encoding DUF4278 domain-containing protein, whose amino-acid sequence MHLTYRGIRYQSNHNVATTTTETTVKYRGQEYQTKRCAEVEVKSVTNLKYFIYRGIAYMNSVSFSKRSTQDNDHNYSTNYQ is encoded by the coding sequence ATGCACCTTACTTATCGTGGTATTCGGTATCAATCTAATCATAATGTGGCAACCACTACAACTGAAACCACAGTTAAATATCGTGGACAAGAATATCAAACTAAACGTTGTGCAGAAGTAGAAGTAAAATCAGTAACTAATCTAAAATATTTTATTTATCGTGGCATTGCTTATATGAATAGTGTTAGTTTTAGTAAACGCTCCACCCAAGATAATGATCATAATTATTCAACTAATTATCAATAA
- a CDS encoding 3-deoxy-7-phosphoheptulonate synthase: protein MDKTSDLHVVETRPLLSPAFIKSEFPLTEKAASLVTKTRDRIRDILTGKDQRVLVVVGPCSIHDIKAAEEYGERLTRLRDELENELEIVMRVYFEKPRTTVGWKGLINDPHLDNSYDINTGLRLARQLLLDLAHLDLPAATELLDPITPQYIADLICWTAIGARTTESQIHRQMASGLSMPVGYKNGTDGSLNAAVNAMLAATTPHHFLGINMDGLASIVTTTGNPDGHLVLRGGGNRPNYYVEDLKSAAHSLEKKGLNHRLMIDCSHGNSSKDYSRQPLVLDEIAQQIEAGCLDIMGVMIESHLVAGNQSLSNNTQSLVYGQSITDACVDWETTKKMLRSFATSIAKGRPTIAKNQAFMTVK from the coding sequence ATGGATAAAACTAGCGATCTCCACGTTGTTGAAACTAGACCTTTATTAAGCCCTGCATTTATTAAAAGTGAATTTCCTTTGACTGAAAAAGCAGCTAGCTTAGTTACTAAAACTCGCGATCGCATTCGTGATATTTTAACAGGTAAGGATCAAAGAGTATTGGTAGTAGTAGGTCCTTGCTCAATTCATGATATCAAAGCAGCCGAAGAATACGGTGAAAGATTAACTCGCTTGCGAGATGAATTAGAAAATGAACTTGAAATTGTGATGCGGGTTTATTTTGAAAAACCTCGTACTACAGTCGGCTGGAAAGGACTAATCAACGATCCTCATCTTGATAATAGTTACGATATTAATACAGGATTAAGACTGGCTAGACAATTACTACTAGATTTAGCTCATCTGGATTTACCCGCAGCGACAGAATTACTGGATCCTATTACACCTCAGTATATTGCTGATTTAATTTGTTGGACAGCGATCGGTGCCAGAACAACGGAAAGTCAAATTCATCGTCAAATGGCTTCTGGTTTATCGATGCCTGTGGGTTATAAAAATGGTACTGATGGCAGTCTTAATGCAGCAGTTAATGCCATGCTGGCTGCTACTACTCCTCATCATTTCCTAGGAATTAATATGGATGGATTGGCTAGTATTGTTACAACTACTGGTAATCCCGATGGACATTTAGTCTTAAGGGGTGGTGGCAATCGCCCTAATTACTATGTAGAAGATCTAAAATCAGCAGCCCATTCGCTTGAGAAAAAAGGTTTGAATCATCGTCTGATGATTGATTGTAGTCATGGCAATAGTAGTAAAGATTATAGTCGTCAACCTTTAGTCTTAGATGAGATCGCTCAACAAATAGAAGCAGGTTGTTTAGATATTATGGGTGTAATGATTGAAAGTCATTTAGTGGCAGGCAATCAATCTCTGTCTAATAACACTCAGTCTCTGGTTTATGGTCAAAGTATTACTGATGCTTGTGTTGATTGGGAAACTACCAAAAAGATGTTACGTTCTTTCGCAACCTCTATAGCTAAAGGTAGACCGACAATTGCCAAAAATCAAGCGTTTATGACAGTAAAATAA
- the larB gene encoding nickel pincer cofactor biosynthesis protein LarB — translation MNQPEALKILLEAVASGQIEPTTALEKLKHFSFEPVGEFAKIDHHRQLRTGFPEVIWGSGKTTEQIAAIIQAMRQKASVVMATRIEQDVAEQLQAEIDGLVYYPLARICALSTSETIVTHPGIISILTAGTADLPVAEEAAITAQLCGFKVKRLWDIGVAGIHRLLSHRQVIYEANVLIVVAGMEGALPSVVAGMADCPVIGVPTSIGYGTSFGGVAPLLTMLNSCATGIGVVNIDNGFGAAMLAGQILRTASKLSKN, via the coding sequence ATGAATCAACCTGAAGCTCTGAAAATCTTACTAGAAGCAGTTGCATCTGGTCAAATCGAGCCGACTACCGCTTTAGAAAAACTCAAACATTTCAGCTTTGAACCTGTAGGCGAATTTGCTAAAATCGACCACCATCGTCAGTTAAGAACAGGTTTTCCTGAAGTAATTTGGGGTTCGGGCAAAACTACCGAACAAATTGCTGCAATTATTCAAGCGATGCGACAAAAAGCATCTGTGGTTATGGCAACTAGAATTGAACAAGATGTTGCCGAACAATTACAAGCAGAAATTGACGGTTTGGTTTACTATCCTTTGGCTCGAATTTGTGCTTTATCTACCTCAGAAACAATCGTAACCCATCCTGGAATAATTTCTATTCTCACTGCGGGTACGGCAGATCTGCCTGTAGCAGAAGAGGCAGCTATCACAGCACAGCTTTGTGGTTTTAAAGTAAAAAGACTGTGGGATATTGGAGTAGCAGGAATTCATCGTCTGTTGAGTCATCGTCAAGTAATTTATGAAGCTAATGTTTTGATTGTGGTAGCTGGAATGGAGGGCGCATTACCTAGTGTAGTAGCTGGCATGGCAGATTGCCCCGTGATTGGAGTTCCAACTAGCATTGGTTATGGAACAAGTTTTGGCGGTGTTGCGCCTTTATTAACTATGTTGAATTCTTGTGCGACAGGTATTGGGGTAGTCAATATTGATAATGGTTTTGGTGCAGCTATGTTAGCTGGGCAAATTTTACGAACAGCAAGTAAATTAAGTAAGAATTAA
- a CDS encoding DUF1361 domain-containing protein, with translation MESILANTLDIFNKHSGWIVWNLFLAFIPLVLSVWLFRWHRHIRSRSLIWWLGFICYFAFLPNAPYLLTDIIHLIGAIRANYSIWIITLVFFPLHLSAIALGGEAYVISLINQSYYLKRIGYKKYIFWTELLTHFLSAIGIYLGRFLRFNSWDIITQPNVLFTSSIDNLTQRVPVLVIFVTFAILTVFYLLMKQVTLGIMLRLRQIIIENDHFRLKD, from the coding sequence ATGGAATCAATTCTGGCTAACACTTTAGATATCTTTAATAAACATAGCGGTTGGATTGTTTGGAACTTATTTTTGGCTTTTATTCCCTTGGTTTTGAGTGTTTGGTTATTTCGTTGGCATAGACATATCAGATCTCGTTCTTTGATTTGGTGGTTGGGTTTTATTTGCTACTTTGCCTTTTTACCTAATGCTCCTTATTTATTAACAGATATTATTCATTTAATTGGAGCAATTCGTGCCAATTATTCGATTTGGATTATTACCCTGGTTTTCTTTCCTCTTCATTTATCTGCGATCGCTTTAGGTGGAGAAGCTTATGTAATTTCTTTAATTAATCAAAGTTATTATCTCAAAAGAATAGGATATAAAAAATACATTTTTTGGACAGAGTTACTAACTCATTTTTTATCTGCGATCGGAATTTATTTAGGAAGATTTTTACGTTTTAATAGTTGGGATATTATCACTCAACCTAATGTTTTATTTACTTCCAGTATCGACAATTTAACTCAACGAGTACCCGTGTTAGTTATCTTTGTCACCTTTGCAATTTTAACTGTATTTTATTTGTTAATGAAACAAGTTACTCTGGGTATAATGTTACGTTTACGTCAAATTATCATTGAAAATGATCATTTTAGATTGAAGGATTAA